The following coding sequences are from one Diabrotica virgifera virgifera chromosome 2, PGI_DIABVI_V3a window:
- the LOC126880241 gene encoding uncharacterized protein LOC126880241 yields MLIMFMRSYLRNMADQSELRSNELLLPLQTKQAAIALGKLMFFSVLMFTLPFVAFFGTKYILQEHFDVIGFTNTVWSVLFSVVTVNLIIVAYAYIAYLEPDYDEKGNVKEESRNKKQM; encoded by the exons ATGTTGATTATGTTTATGCGTAGCTATCTAAG AAATATGGCTGATCAGAGTGAACTAAGATCAAATGAACTCCTTTTGCCCCTACAAACAAAACAAGCAGCAATAGCGCTAGGAAAACTTATGTTTTTCAGTGTTTTGATGTTTACATTGCCTTTTGTGGCATTTTTTGGAACTAAGTACATACTGCAAGAGCATTTTGATGTTATAGGTTTTACTAATACTGTTTGGTCAGTTCTCTTCAGCGTTGTAACTGTAAACTTGATTATTGTAGCCTATGCATATATTGCTTACTTAGAGCCAGATTATGATGAAAAAGGAAATGTAAAAGAAGAAagtcgaaataaaaaacaaatgtaa